The region GGCGGCCGTAGACGTAGCTGGTCTGCCCCCGGTGCAGCGAGCCGGTGCTGCTCTGCGTCCACCGGCCGCGGTTGGCGGCGAGCAGCCGCTGCGCCAGGGTCACCAGGCCGGGCAGGTCCGGCACCGCGTCGACCGGCGTCCACGGTGAGACACCCCGTAGGAACAGCACCTCACACTTGTAGAGATTGCCCACCCCGGCCAGGTTGCGCTGGTCGAGCAGCGCCTCCCCGATGGGCTGCTCCGGGTGGTCGGCGAGTCGGCGGACCGCCTCGGCCGGATCCCAGTCCGGGCCGAGCAGGTCCGGGCCGAGGTGGCCGACCAGCCGGTCCTCCTCGGCGGTCGGCACCAGGGCCATCTCGTGCAGGTGGTAGCCGACCGCGACGGCGCCGGGGCTGCGCAGCACCACCCGGATCAGGTGTGCGGGCCGCCCGTTCCAGCGTTCCCCCGGTGCGTACGCCCGCCAGGCGCCGTCCATCCGCAGGTGCGAGTGCAGGGTCCAGGGAGCTTCGTCGGGGGCGCCGAGGCGCAGCAGCAGGTGCTTGCCCCGGCTGACCGACTCGCGCACGGTCCAGCCGCTGAGGTCGACGGTCGCGAGCTGCGGCACGCGGAAGTCACTGCTGGTGATCCGCGTGCCGGCGAGCGCGCGGTGCAGCACGCGGGCGGTGTTCCAGACGGTGTCTCCTTCGGGCACCCTGCCATCCTCCCTCTTTCGAGCAGAATTCGCATGTGTCGCTATTTGTACTCAGGTTCCTCATGATCTCCCGACATGCGAGGGTCAAGGGGTTCTGAGGAGAATGCCCATGACGCGACCTCGTCGTCGTATCCCGTCCGCCACCCTCGTCGCCATGTCCTCCCTCCTGCTCACCGCCGCGCTCCTACCCACCGTCGGCGGCGTCGCCGATGCCGCGACCGGCGGTTCCCTCGTCCTCGCCGCTGCCGCCCCAAGCGGGGAACGGTGGGACGCCGACCTCTCCGTCGTGGACCGCGACGACGTGAACGTCCGACGCACCGCCGGCGGGCTGCGGCTGCGCGAAGCCCGGGCTACCGGGCACCGCGCGCGAAGCCCGCACAGCGCCGTCGCCGAGGGGATGCTGCTGACCACCTCCCGCACCCTGGCCCGGCCGGCCACCCGGGTCCGCGCCGAGATCAGCGCGTCGGTCCCCACCGGCGCGACAGTGGAGGCGCAGGTCCGCGGCTGGCGGACCCTCGGCTGGACGGAATGGCAGGCCGCCACCGCCGGCGCGGTCTTCGACCGGCCGGTCACCCGGGTACAGACCCGGGTGGTGCTCACCGCGCCCAACGGTGGGGCCACCGCGACGGTACGCGCCGTGCGGCTCACCGCCGACGCCACCGCCGCCGTGTCCGCCGCCACCCCCGGCCGCACCTACCGGGTGTACGCCACCCGCATCGGGTTGGTCGGCGAGGTGACCGCCAACGGCCGTATCGTGCAACCCCGGGACCACTTCGTGGCGCTGCCGTCGCGCCGTGGGCTGTCCCCGCTCAACACCGGCGACTACACCGTGCGGGTCTGCACCACCAACGGCGCCCGCTGCGAGTACGCACCGGTCTGGGACGTCGGGCCGTGGAACACCCGGGACGACTACTGGAACCCGTCATCGGTGCGGGAGAACTGGAAGAACCTGCCGCAGGGCCGGCCCGAGGCGCAGGCCGCGTACCAGTCGGGTTACAACGGAGGGCGGGACCAGTTCGGGCGTACCGTGCTCAACCCGGCCGGCATCGACCTGGCCGACGGCACGTTCTGGGACGGCCTCCGGCTGACCACCAACGCCTGGGTGGACGTCGCCTACCTGTGGACCGGCGGCGGGCCGCGCGGCGTGGTCGGTGACGGCCCGCTCAACATCCGCTCCGGGGCCAGCACGTCGTACGCCGTGCGGGGTCTCGCCGCCCGGCTGGCCCACGTGCCGATCCAGTGCTACGTCACCGGTCAGTCGGTGGCCGGCCCCTACCGCACCACCACCCGCTGGAACCGCCTGGCGACCGGCCAGTACGTCAGCCACGCCTACATCTCGAGCGTGTACGGCGGCAGCGTGCCGGTCTGCTGACCCG is a window of Micromonospora sp. WMMD961 DNA encoding:
- a CDS encoding DNA-formamidopyrimidine glycosylase family protein translates to MPEGDTVWNTARVLHRALAGTRITSSDFRVPQLATVDLSGWTVRESVSRGKHLLLRLGAPDEAPWTLHSHLRMDGAWRAYAPGERWNGRPAHLIRVVLRSPGAVAVGYHLHEMALVPTAEEDRLVGHLGPDLLGPDWDPAEAVRRLADHPEQPIGEALLDQRNLAGVGNLYKCEVLFLRGVSPWTPVDAVPDLPGLVTLAQRLLAANRGRWTQSSTGSLHRGQTSYVYGRRAQPCRRCGTAIRKEELGERVTYWCPVCQPERSGPPTPS